The Acinonyx jubatus isolate Ajub_Pintada_27869175 chromosome E3, VMU_Ajub_asm_v1.0, whole genome shotgun sequence genome has a window encoding:
- the LOC106970465 gene encoding uncharacterized protein LOC106970465 isoform X1, producing the protein MLWLLLLLLLPLPGLSLRQHSTVLDTGMATPILLKDTSPGSHSWKLGLNEREQVEGEKQLSAAEETLKLAAEELWNYKACELEKVMAEQSREVAYLKCRLEVIHKQRLPEESRRHKPMAAGPDRRDTSMESRSMWLQENFISQRCPPYCTPWAALYLHS; encoded by the exons atgctgtggctgctgctgctgctgctgcttccactTCCTGGCCTCAGCCTGCGCCAGCACAG CACAGTTCTGGACACCGGCATGGCCACTCCCATTTTACTGAAGGACAccagcccagggtcacacagctg GAAGCTGGGACTGAACGAGCGGGAGCAGGTGGAAGGGGAGAAGCAGCTGTCAGCTGCAGAGGAGACACTGAAATTAGCTGCAGAAGAGCTATGGAACTACAA GGCTTGTGAGCTGGAGAAGGTGatggcagagcagagcagggaggttGCCTACTTGAAATGCAG ACTGGAAGTCATCCACAAACAGAGGCTTCCAGAggaatccaggaggcacaaaccAATGGCAGCAGGACCTGACAGAAGAGATACCTCCATGGAGAG CAGGTCAATGTGGCTTCAAGAAAATTTCATTTCCCAGAGGTGCCCTCCATACTGTACCCCATGGGCTGCCCTTTATCTCCATTCATAG
- the LOC106970465 gene encoding uncharacterized protein LOC106970465 isoform X2, whose amino-acid sequence MLWLLLLLLLPLPGLSLRQHSTVLDTGMATPILLKDTSPGSHSWKLGLNEREQVEGEKQLSAAEETLKLAAEELWNYKACELEKVMAEQSREVAYLKCRLEVIHKQRLPEESRRHKPMAAGPDRRDTSMERSMWLQENFISQRCPPYCTPWAALYLHS is encoded by the exons atgctgtggctgctgctgctgctgctgcttccactTCCTGGCCTCAGCCTGCGCCAGCACAG CACAGTTCTGGACACCGGCATGGCCACTCCCATTTTACTGAAGGACAccagcccagggtcacacagctg GAAGCTGGGACTGAACGAGCGGGAGCAGGTGGAAGGGGAGAAGCAGCTGTCAGCTGCAGAGGAGACACTGAAATTAGCTGCAGAAGAGCTATGGAACTACAA GGCTTGTGAGCTGGAGAAGGTGatggcagagcagagcagggaggttGCCTACTTGAAATGCAG ACTGGAAGTCATCCACAAACAGAGGCTTCCAGAggaatccaggaggcacaaaccAATGGCAGCAGGACCTGACAGAAGAGATACCTCCATGGAGAG GTCAATGTGGCTTCAAGAAAATTTCATTTCCCAGAGGTGCCCTCCATACTGTACCCCATGGGCTGCCCTTTATCTCCATTCATAG
- the LOC106970465 gene encoding uncharacterized protein LOC106970465 isoform X3 has product MLWLLLLLLLPLPGLSLRQHSTVLDTGMATPILLKDTSPGSHSWKLGLNEREQVEGEKQLSAAEETLKLAAEELWNYKACELEKVMAEQSREVAYLKCRLEVIHKQRLPEESRRHKPMAAGPDRRDTSMERLSATHPFCTLVASGTLPSTSTSTSTIW; this is encoded by the exons atgctgtggctgctgctgctgctgctgcttccactTCCTGGCCTCAGCCTGCGCCAGCACAG CACAGTTCTGGACACCGGCATGGCCACTCCCATTTTACTGAAGGACAccagcccagggtcacacagctg GAAGCTGGGACTGAACGAGCGGGAGCAGGTGGAAGGGGAGAAGCAGCTGTCAGCTGCAGAGGAGACACTGAAATTAGCTGCAGAAGAGCTATGGAACTACAA GGCTTGTGAGCTGGAGAAGGTGatggcagagcagagcagggaggttGCCTACTTGAAATGCAG ACTGGAAGTCATCCACAAACAGAGGCTTCCAGAggaatccaggaggcacaaaccAATGGCAGCAGGACCTGACAGAAGAGATACCTCCATGGAGAG GCTATCGGCCACCCACCCCTTCTGCACCCTGGTGGCCTCTGGGACCTtaccctccacctccacctccacctccaccattTGGTAA
- the LOC106970465 gene encoding uncharacterized protein LOC106970465 isoform X4, with the protein MLWLLLLLLLPLPGLSLRQHSTVLDTGMATPILLKDTSPGSHSWKLGLNEREQVEGEKQLSAAEETLKLAAEELWNYKACELEKVMAEQSREVAYLKCRLEVIHKQRLPEESRRHKPMAAGPDRRDTSMERLSATHPFCTLVASGTLPSTSTSTSTI; encoded by the exons atgctgtggctgctgctgctgctgctgcttccactTCCTGGCCTCAGCCTGCGCCAGCACAG CACAGTTCTGGACACCGGCATGGCCACTCCCATTTTACTGAAGGACAccagcccagggtcacacagctg GAAGCTGGGACTGAACGAGCGGGAGCAGGTGGAAGGGGAGAAGCAGCTGTCAGCTGCAGAGGAGACACTGAAATTAGCTGCAGAAGAGCTATGGAACTACAA GGCTTGTGAGCTGGAGAAGGTGatggcagagcagagcagggaggttGCCTACTTGAAATGCAG ACTGGAAGTCATCCACAAACAGAGGCTTCCAGAggaatccaggaggcacaaaccAATGGCAGCAGGACCTGACAGAAGAGATACCTCCATGGAGAG GCTATCGGCCACCCACCCCTTCTGCACCCTGGTGGCCTCTGGGACCTtaccctccacctccacctccacctccaccattTG A
- the LOC106970465 gene encoding uncharacterized protein LOC106970465 isoform X5, with amino-acid sequence MLWLLLLLLLPLPGLSLRQHSTVLDTGMATPILLKDTSPGSHSWKLGLNEREQVEGEKQLSAAEETLKLAAEELWNYKACELEKVMAEQSREVAYLKCRLEVIHKQRLPEESRRHKPMAAGPDRRDTSMERAAWIHGDLLF; translated from the exons atgctgtggctgctgctgctgctgctgcttccactTCCTGGCCTCAGCCTGCGCCAGCACAG CACAGTTCTGGACACCGGCATGGCCACTCCCATTTTACTGAAGGACAccagcccagggtcacacagctg GAAGCTGGGACTGAACGAGCGGGAGCAGGTGGAAGGGGAGAAGCAGCTGTCAGCTGCAGAGGAGACACTGAAATTAGCTGCAGAAGAGCTATGGAACTACAA GGCTTGTGAGCTGGAGAAGGTGatggcagagcagagcagggaggttGCCTACTTGAAATGCAG ACTGGAAGTCATCCACAAACAGAGGCTTCCAGAggaatccaggaggcacaaaccAATGGCAGCAGGACCTGACAGAAGAGATACCTCCATGGAGAG
- the LOC106970465 gene encoding transport and Golgi organization protein 1 homolog isoform X8, with amino-acid sequence MLWLLLLLLLPLPGLSLRQHSTVLDTGMATPILLKDTSPGSHSWKLGLNEREQVEGEKQLSAAEETLKLAAEELWNYKRRVEETQEQLQQSELTFGHQITLCEKVSQDNWGL; translated from the exons atgctgtggctgctgctgctgctgctgcttccactTCCTGGCCTCAGCCTGCGCCAGCACAG CACAGTTCTGGACACCGGCATGGCCACTCCCATTTTACTGAAGGACAccagcccagggtcacacagctg GAAGCTGGGACTGAACGAGCGGGAGCAGGTGGAAGGGGAGAAGCAGCTGTCAGCTGCAGAGGAGACACTGAAATTAGCTGCAGAAGAGCTATGGAACTACAA GAGAAGAGTAGAAGAAACACAAGAACAGCTGCAGCAGTCAGAGCTCACCTTCGGACACCAG ATTACTCTTTGTGAGAAAGTGTCTCAGGACAACTGG GGCTTGTGA
- the LOC106970465 gene encoding uncharacterized protein LOC106970465 isoform X6: protein MLWLLLLLLLPLPGLSLRQHSTVLDTGMATPILLKDTSPGSHSWKLGLNEREQVEGEKQLSAAEETLKLAAEELWNYKRRVEETQEQLQQSELTFGHQITLCEKVSQDNWVRMFFSPPLVCTLPQLNVDVFLPAQGL, encoded by the exons atgctgtggctgctgctgctgctgctgcttccactTCCTGGCCTCAGCCTGCGCCAGCACAG CACAGTTCTGGACACCGGCATGGCCACTCCCATTTTACTGAAGGACAccagcccagggtcacacagctg GAAGCTGGGACTGAACGAGCGGGAGCAGGTGGAAGGGGAGAAGCAGCTGTCAGCTGCAGAGGAGACACTGAAATTAGCTGCAGAAGAGCTATGGAACTACAA GAGAAGAGTAGAAGAAACACAAGAACAGCTGCAGCAGTCAGAGCTCACCTTCGGACACCAG ATTACTCTTTGTGAGAAAGTGTCTCAGGACAACTGGGTAAGaatgtttttctctcctcctcttgtgTGTACTCTGCCACAGCTGAACGTGGATGTGTTTCTCCCCGCTCAGGGCTTGTGA
- the LOC106970465 gene encoding transport and Golgi organization protein 1 homolog isoform X9, with the protein MLWLLLLLLLPLPGLSLRQHSTVLDTGMATPILLKDTSPGSHSWKLGLNEREQVEGEKQLSAAEETLKLAAEELWNYKRRVEETQEQLQQSELTFGHQLNVDVFLPAQGL; encoded by the exons atgctgtggctgctgctgctgctgctgcttccactTCCTGGCCTCAGCCTGCGCCAGCACAG CACAGTTCTGGACACCGGCATGGCCACTCCCATTTTACTGAAGGACAccagcccagggtcacacagctg GAAGCTGGGACTGAACGAGCGGGAGCAGGTGGAAGGGGAGAAGCAGCTGTCAGCTGCAGAGGAGACACTGAAATTAGCTGCAGAAGAGCTATGGAACTACAA GAGAAGAGTAGAAGAAACACAAGAACAGCTGCAGCAGTCAGAGCTCACCTTCGGACACCAG CTGAACGTGGATGTGTTTCTCCCCGCTCAGGGCTTGTGA
- the LOC106970465 gene encoding uncharacterized protein LOC106970465 isoform X7, with amino-acid sequence MLSLRSERIRKLGLNEREQVEGEKQLSAAEETLKLAAEELWNYKACELEKVMAEQSREVAYLKCRLEVIHKQRLPEESRRHKPMAAGPDRRDTSMESRSMWLQENFISQRCPPYCTPWAALYLHS; translated from the exons ATGCTCAGCTTAAGATCTGAAAGAATCAG GAAGCTGGGACTGAACGAGCGGGAGCAGGTGGAAGGGGAGAAGCAGCTGTCAGCTGCAGAGGAGACACTGAAATTAGCTGCAGAAGAGCTATGGAACTACAA GGCTTGTGAGCTGGAGAAGGTGatggcagagcagagcagggaggttGCCTACTTGAAATGCAG ACTGGAAGTCATCCACAAACAGAGGCTTCCAGAggaatccaggaggcacaaaccAATGGCAGCAGGACCTGACAGAAGAGATACCTCCATGGAGAG CAGGTCAATGTGGCTTCAAGAAAATTTCATTTCCCAGAGGTGCCCTCCATACTGTACCCCATGGGCTGCCCTTTATCTCCATTCATAG